The genomic segment GCAAAAGTTAGTGTCTCCATAGTTTCTGAATGAAAAATaggaagacaaaaaaacaaaaaaacacaaacaaaaaaaaaaacaaaaaactttatttCCAATGTAGCAACGAAAAAACTAAGACATTAAAATGAAAGGTGGGCATGGCCTGAAACAAGACAACAACTCAAAatctacaatttaaaaaataaataaataaataaacatgagacTCTCAACTGATTAAAAAGATGggttttttcattattaatatccATTTCAGCACAGTAAAATGTCTTGTTGTCAATTACATTTCTTTGCCTTCTTTATTGAGTCCCAGGGTGCGCAAACGTTTGCACTTGACTGTAAAGTCAGAATTAACGGAATTATACGCAAATCGATCACACGGTTCCTTATTATTCACTACTCGTAACCTCAAAAGTGCAGTATATTGTTCTGCTACAGTAGCTATCATGTCGGCTAACGCATGTGCTTTGTCTGCGCTGCCAAAGAAACGAGGAGATAAATGACTTGCTGAATCTCCAAGCCGAATCTCATAATTATCATAATTGCACAAATTATCTCCAAAACAAATATCAGAAAGTGTGAAAGTAATTCCAACCTACGTAATGActttgtgtgcgcgtgtgttagAAATGGATATGCTAATGCATTTGTAACTAAATAGCTCACGCCCCTGGCTGTGTTTAGCCTATAATTAGCATGAGCAGTGTGTAGAGATGTTACCTCTGGTACAGAGCACCGGCGAGTAACGGCACTGCATGATGCGTCTCACTGAGTTGTGAAGCTGCATGAGCACTGTGTAACCAGGAACACTGATACCCGGGAGGACATCGGTCTGCAGGAGGCTGGTCTCTTCTGGCCTGTAGGGGCTGGGCGGGGGGAGATAAATCAGGAAAAATATCTGGCATAGTGAAAAAGTCTGTCACACAGTCAtcgtgaaggaggtgtggcctctgtgtcactcagtcatagtgaaggaggtgtggcctctgtgtcggTTAGTcataaaggaggcatggcctctgtcaGTTAGTCCCAGgtctagtgaaggaggcgtggcctctgtcagTTAGTCCCAGGTCTAGTGAacgaggcgtggcctgtgtcaGTCTAAAAGAAttgtgtgtgtcctgtgtgCATGTCAGTCATAACGAAAGAGGCATGGCCTACATGTTTGTCAGTCCCAGGtctaatgaaggaggcgtggcctctgtaccaaTCTCAAAAGAAGAAATACAAACACCGATTGATTAAGAGAGATAAAACAAACAGCAGCATACCAGAACAGAGACCCGAGAACACTTCTCTCCACCAGTCTGTGGAAGTGTAAGGTGGCCATGATGAAGGCGATCACCCACGTGCCCTACAGCCAAGCATAAAGACAAATACACAGATAAATACACTAAACACAGAGACATGATAAAGAGCGGAGCAGGAAGTTACACTATTTTATTGTAACTTTAAATCATGGCCGTACTCTCCATACTCCCACAGTGATCCCTTCATCAAACTGGAACAGTTTCACCAGCCTGTCCGTCCCGATATGCCTCCATTTGTCAACCCGTCTCACCAGCGTTTTACAGATCAGAGAGCGCCACCGCGGCCTGGACCAGACACAAACACATCTTCACTAACTTCCAATGGCATTTAACTCTGTTTTCCCATTAGGGAAAAGCCTCCTGTAGTAGATTTATACTAGTCGTGACTAAAGGAGGTTGCTCACTTGGCTGGCGTGGTCGTGGGGGAACCCAGGACTCCGTGGAGCTGCATGCTAATGACGTTGTGAATTTTCGGAAACACGCCGTCGCTCCAGCACACGGTTACGGACGAGTCGGAGAAAAACGCCTGAGAATGCTTGGACATGCTCTGCTTCCCTCGCCTATAGATCAGCGTGATCTCCCAGACAACACGCAGACTCCTGCAGTGCACACACCACCTCTAATTCATAATAAATTACACTCGCACAATTCCTTTCTCTTTCAGAGTGAGTGTTCTTAGTGTCATAGATTCAACCATTCAGTTTTCAGATGTTCAGTCACTCAAGTTTGCAAATTTCACTGCAGAGACCCCCTCAAATAAACACCTCGTATAAACACAGGAATAACAGTCAGAGAAACGTGAAGGACAAGTTACATGTCAACGCACTGACGAACTTAAACATATCGGCTCGAGTGAGGAGAAGAATTAAGCCTGGAAATACACTCAAAACACACTATAAAACGCCATTTGTggtcaatattaaatatatacatatgacTTGTTAATAATATTACCCCTTTAACGTCAGAGAAACATGTCTGACCTGAGGACCTGCTCGGTTTGCTGCGGCATGCCCGTGCTCAGGTTCACGTGTCTCAGCTCCTTCTTCCACACCGCGTCCTTATGGCAGCCCATTTTTCTGAACAGCAGCCTCTTCCACACCGCCGCCGGGACGTCCTGCATGTCGGCGCTCACAGAGTCCGGCGTCTCGCACAACCTCGGCCTCCACTTCCTCCTGCCCATCTCATAGGAGTATAACTCGTACCACATCATGCTGCGGGACACACACCACAGGGTTTAAAACGTCACGCTTTCTTTCCAGCCTCCATCAAGCTGATCTCCACGTGAACCCAATATCTCAAGAAAGAAACGCAAATTTAGCGCTGACGttgaaaaaaacatcactgacTTGTCATCCGCCAGATCTCGAAACTGTCGGTTAACAAAGCCGACGCAGAAAAGAGACGCCGCGTCCAAATAGGAGAAAATCTTCAGGATGATCTCAGGTGGCAAGCTGGTGAGAAATTATATGTTAGAGTCCACAAGCACGGAAATGATTCAGGCCTGCCATCTCAGAGACGTTTACCTTTTAAAGTAATTTTCCCCgcagagggaggaaggaaggggcTGGGACCAGGACTGGGCAGGGCAACATACTACTTGAGGGGGTGGTGGAGGTGGCTTGGTGCTATCATCCCtacatatgtttaaaaaaaaaagagggaaatcaTCAAATGTCAGGGAAAATGTCCCTCAATCACCAATACCCCAAAACCAATTATACCACTGCCACAAATACCCCCAAAGTCAAATGTCCCACAACCACAAATACCCAAAGCCAAATATACCACTACCACAAACACCTCCAAAGACAAATATCCCACAACCAGATACCCCCAAAGTCAAAAGTCCCACAACCACAAATACCCCACCCCAAAGCCAAATGTGCCTCAATTGCCAAAACCCCACCCAAAAACCAAATATCCCACAACCACAAATACCTCAAAGCTAAAATATCCCCCAACCACGAATACCCTCCCATAGAAAAATGCCaccttttttttacttcctctCTTCACATTGCTAAAAGGACAgcttcttaaaagaaaaaaacttaagCATAACCTAGACCATCTGAGTAAGTCTATATTTTATATGCTGTATCTACAACTTCTAAATTAAACCAGGTGGTGTGTGACAGGTTTATAACTTTCTACAGTCTTAGAAAATAAACTCCTCAAGGGTTTGATGGTTTACATATCGGGGGTTGTAGCAGAAAAGGGACAAACCCTAAAGCAATTTTAGGGCGCTAATGTAAGATGACACCTTTGTTCTAAGAGTGAAGGCCTGATTAAGCAGGCCAGGGGAGGCCATTTTGGAGCTACCTCCTGCTGCTGCGGCCATCACGTGCAGGTTTTTCCTTTTGGTTTCTTCCTGAGTTTCCTCCGTGTCTACCTGGCTGAATCCTCTCCAACCCCTGCCTCAGActcagcaagaactgaccacgTCCAGTGGCCATTCAGGAACACACCTGAGCTCTAAAACGCGTTTTATAAAACACAAGAGAAATAAGAACCATGCATATTTGCTCAATTTCCTCTGAATAAGTGATTAGGACTTGTCCATGTGCTCGTTAATGGGGTTTTATTTAGCTATCACGTAAGAAAACCCgttataaaaataacaaaaaaccaCATTAACATGTTAGCTAAACATATTTTAAGCAATCATCAACTATTTTGCACGACGAATTCGCTctttataatgtaaaataaataattaactgtcaACAAGTAACACTTCCTGGTCTCCCCCATTTTACAGGGCAGTGGAATGGTTCGTTTCCATAGAAACATGTGACCGATAAACGACACACGAAAGTGGACTAGTTTAAATCATAATGTTGCTAGTTTGCTGTTTGATTTCATTTGAATGCGACACAAATGAACGATATTTTTAATATCTAGATTATATTAGTatagtttggggtttttttacgGTTACAAATATTCGTGTATTTCCCAAATAATTGCGCTGAATACATCTCCCACAGTTCAATGCGCCAAAGTGGGCGTAGACTTCCGGGATAAGTTGCAAGGTAGCTTGTTAGCTAAACAAAATACTCAGTGCGGCGGTGAATTAATTTagttatttacttcatttaagaCTCGCATGAGTCGTTTATTCTAACATAAACCagactttgtaaaaaaaaaaaaaaattatcagaaTGTCGTGTCCTGTGAGTCAACCTGGTGAGTATTTCCGGTGTATATTTTTAATGGTTTGCATTAAAAGTGCACTTTTGGAAGTTTGTTTCGTAAAACTTGTGAAATTATAATTCATTTAGTTAGTCTAAATAAGTCTAAATTAATGCACTGCTATTGAAGTAAATGTATGTTTACAAAAAAGTTTAGCTATATACAGTATTGCTTTATcatttcaggggaaagtagTTAACCCATGATCCAAAAGTCGCTAGAAGTCGGCAAATGACGTCACAGGCCAATTTGCATATCCACTGAGTCATGATGATGGTTCACGTATCAAAACATGTTACATAAACGAGGAAGATTTACTGAAGGCACATAGAATTAGATTTTTGTAAGAATATAAAAACCTTTTGTAGTAAGAGGTTGTCCTTGGTCACAGCATCACAATTTActaaattctgtcatttctATCAAGAACACAGATCAAATGAGCAGTGGTAGTGGGGAGTCAAGAAATGGTTAGGGATGGAATGGCCTgcttttattactgtaaatttCACAAGGGAGaaagtttaaaatgaagaaaaaaagaaccagtaggaaaacaatggtgatcagcaATTGGTGGTTGGGAACAATGGCGATCAGCGATTGATGGTTGGGAACAACTTATCATCTCTTTGTCTTGAAATAAATCCCATGTTGGTCTGTCTTGGGTGCTGCATTGAGTGCAGAAGCTATGACTCATTATCAGACACCATTTAACTGACTTTCCTGGTCAACCTCCAAACTTTCCAAGAGTAATTATTAGAGTTGAACATGAACACTTTTTGATTCCCTTTTCTGACCTGCAGCAGTGGATTTGAACCCGGCAGTGCTCCCTCTGGACTGGCTCTTGGGGACCTGGGAATCGGACGAGCCCGGTCAAGGTTCCTTCCCCACCATCACTCCTTTCCACTACAATGAGACGCTGTATTTCACTCACGTGGGACAACCAGTCATCAACTTCATGTAAACCATGCAGCAGATTTCACTAGCCATACATACACCATGAGAATGCAGtcacatgatgatgatgtcactacTGATGAtcggtattttatttatttaaatttctccCCCTTTGTTTgtggaggtttttattttattctttaaaaatttCACTATCTTGGAATATTCTCACCGTAGACAAACTGTGTTAATATCACgctgttaaaaaatatttctacgATAAACAGTACACACTGCGCTGTGTAGTTTTGCAGGGGTTGAAAATGCTTAACGTTGGTgatattttctcaggtttaacTCTTTCCATGCTGAGAGTAAAAAGCCACTTCACAGAGAGAGCGGTTTCATCCGGATTCAGCCAGGCACCAACAACGTGGCTTTCATCGTCGCTCAGAACTCGGGTGTGGACCCTGatcaataattcattcattggAACTACAAATTCAGTTTGCGCTGGAAGCTATTGACAGAGCAGATATTATTAACTtcctttaaaaagagaaaacattttgTTACTTACATGTCTCTAATAACGGGTAACACTTCAATTTTGAGCGTCTCAAATGACCCCAAATGGACCtcctgcgttttttttttaaaccggaTTTATAAAATTTGTCTTtagtgtttaaccttttgatcttttgttaaaaaattcacaaaaatactccacTCTCGTGGATAGCAAACACAACAccggtttatataaaaaaaattttctttaaattatCATTTATAAAATCACATGCTAGCGTGAGCTGCGGTAATAActagccgtgtgtgtgtttttgcaggACTAGTAGAGATCGAGGAAGGTGAACTAGATGGACAGAAACTCGCTCTGCAGAGCCGAGCTTTGGCCAGGACGTCTTTCGCCAAGCAGCCGTACGTCCAGCAGGTCCGTCTCCTGTTCTTCTGGTGGAGGAGTTTCATAGTAACTTTAGAACTTTCACACAGCtatgttatttacattttttcttttcctgatcTTTGATCAGATCTCCAGGGTCTTTCAGTTAAGATCAGACGGGAGACTGGAGCAAACGGTGTTCATGGCTCTGGAGAACCAACCCCTGACCCAGCACTTACACATCACCTACCGCCGAACTTCCTGTTCTCTGAAGAGCCAATAATAAAcatcatgaacacacacacacacacacacacacacacacacacacacacacacacatccaagcGACAGACATCCGTTCATCTTCTACATACGTGTACCGATTAGTTAGCTTTAGAagctatatgtatatgtgtgagagTCAGAAATGTAGTACTAAATTAGTACACAGTGCCTCATTAAATGTAGTCGAACAGCTAAGGTGAGCTTCTTTCCTTCCTCGTTCCTTTGTACTAGCTACAGAGTAATGGAGGTCTATCTCACCCAAAATCTCACTGATGTGGAACTTACGGTCATCTCTAAGCATGAACAAGACACACGAATATTATGGAGGCAACCATCTTAGACAAACAGAGGAACATGGGTTGGTATGACTCCACGCCTTAGGCCCCACCTCCCAAACTTTGTTAGTGGAATTGAAG from the Ictalurus furcatus strain D&B chromosome 17, Billie_1.0, whole genome shotgun sequence genome contains:
- the zgc:161973 gene encoding F-box only protein 15 isoform X1 → MATGRGQFLLSLRQGLERIQPGRHGGNSGRNQKEKPARDGRSSRRDDSTKPPPPPPQVVCCPAQSWSQPLPSSLCGENYFKSLPPEIILKIFSYLDAASLFCVGFVNRQFRDLADDNMMWYELYSYEMGRRKWRPRLCETPDSVSADMQDVPAAVWKRLLFRKMGCHKDAVWKKELRHVNLSTGMPQQTEQVLRSLRVVWEITLIYRRGKQSMSKHSQAFFSDSSVTVCWSDGVFPKIHNVISMQLHGVLGSPTTTPAKPRWRSLICKTLVRRVDKWRHIGTDRLVKLFQFDEGITVGVWRGTWVIAFIMATLHFHRLVERSVLGSLFCPYRPEETSLLQTDVLPGISVPGYTVLMQLHNSVRRIMQCRYSPVLCTRDDLHSEFVQLRPVKSRTSQKHTPILGKISFPWKAGELHGDVKDCCMMTVSVLDAAQRPVWCISSSVSLVLGRSNVVCETYDGEQFVLWYNGPDGKLKMTLVWMQDLEMYFLINLHIWIRVEKEDS
- the thap4 gene encoding THAP domain-containing protein 4, whose translation is MSCPVSQPAVDLNPAVLPLDWLLGTWESDEPGQGSFPTITPFHYNETLYFTHVGQPVINFMFNSFHAESKKPLHRESGFIRIQPGTNNVAFIVAQNSGLVEIEEGELDGQKLALQSRALARTSFAKQPYVQQISRVFQLRSDGRLEQTVFMALENQPLTQHLHITYRRTSCSLKSQ
- the zgc:161973 gene encoding F-box only protein 15 isoform X2 codes for the protein MATGRGQFLLSLRQGLERIQPGRHGGNSGRNQKEKPARDGRSSRSLPPEIILKIFSYLDAASLFCVGFVNRQFRDLADDNMMWYELYSYEMGRRKWRPRLCETPDSVSADMQDVPAAVWKRLLFRKMGCHKDAVWKKELRHVNLSTGMPQQTEQVLRSLRVVWEITLIYRRGKQSMSKHSQAFFSDSSVTVCWSDGVFPKIHNVISMQLHGVLGSPTTTPAKPRWRSLICKTLVRRVDKWRHIGTDRLVKLFQFDEGITVGVWRGTWVIAFIMATLHFHRLVERSVLGSLFCPYRPEETSLLQTDVLPGISVPGYTVLMQLHNSVRRIMQCRYSPVLCTRDDLHSEFVQLRPVKSRTSQKHTPILGKISFPWKAGELHGDVKDCCMMTVSVLDAAQRPVWCISSSVSLVLGRSNVVCETYDGEQFVLWYNGPDGKLKMTLVWMQDLEMYFLINLHIWIRVEKEDS
- the zgc:161973 gene encoding F-box only protein 15 isoform X3; protein product: MATGRGQFLLSLRQGLERIQPGRHGGNSGRNQKEKPARDGRSSRRDDSTKPPPPPPQVVCCPAQSWSQPLPSSLCGENYFKSLPPEIILKIFSYLDAASLFCVGFVNRQFRDLADDNMMWYELYSYEMGRRKWRPRLCETPDSVSADMQDVPAAVWKRLLFRKMGCHKDAVWKKELRHVNLSTGMPQQTEQVLRSLRVVWEITLIYRRGKQSMSKHSQAFFSDSSVTVCWSDGVFPKIHNVISMQLHGVLGSPTTTPAKPRWRSLICKTLVRRVDKWRHIGTDRLVKLFQFDEGITVGVWRGTWVIAFIMATLHFHRLVERSVLGSLFCPYRPEETSLLQTDVLPGISVPGYTVLMQLHNSVRRIMQCRYSPVLCTRDDLHSEFVQLRPVKSRTSQKHTPILGKISFPWKAGELHGDVKSCCSRERINTFQPIRIQDSSALWCITYFCLHQIHLHSKG
- the zgc:161973 gene encoding F-box only protein 15 isoform X4 yields the protein MATGRGQFLLSLRQGLERIQPGRHGGNSGRNQKEKPARDGRSSRRDDSTKPPPPPPQVVCCPAQSWSQPLPSSLCGENYFKSLPPEIILKIFSYLDAASLFCVGFVNRQFRDLADDNMMWYELYSYEMGRRKWRPRLCETPDSVSADMQDVPAAVWKRLLFRKMGCHKDAVWKKELRHVNLSTGMPQQTEQVLRSLRVVWEITLIYRRGKQSMSKHSQAFFSDSSVTVCWSDGVFPKIHNVISMQLHGVLGSPTTTPAKPRWRSLICKTLVRRVDKWRHIGTDRLVKLFQFDEGITVGVWRGTWVIAFIMATLHFHRLVERSVLGSLFCPYRPEETSLLQTDVLPGISVPGYTVLMQLHNSVRRIMQCRYSPVLCTRDDLHSEFVQLRPVKSRTSQKHTPILGKISFPWKAGELHGDVK